TATGTATCCCCTATGTCATTCTTTAATCCAAATTATGCATATGAGAAATCCTAAAAGTCATTCTGAGGTAGCATAAGTAATTGGAGAAAATCCCTGTCACATCATAGGGATGTTTACCTACGAGTCAAAATGACATTGATAAGATGTCTCCTCACTGTGTACGTAGAAATGACAATATAAAAGAATTCAGCAAAAAAAACTGGTTAATAATTTTACTCACTTTACATATAATACCGCTTCTGTTCTGCAACAGTGCTTTTTGGAAATCGTCCATAATGATGACCCGGCCATATTATTGTTTCATCCGGTAGCGATAGTATCCGGTAAATTGATTCCATAATCTGCTTATAGGAACCACCAGGCAAATCAGTTCGACCCATACCCTCAGTAAAAAGCGTGTCACCGGTAAAAATATGCCCTGGCGTGTACAAGCAAATGCTACCAGGTGTGTGACCCGGGGTATGGATTACTTCAAGATGCTGATTGCCAAAAGTGATACTATCGCCACCGCGTAATGTGCGCATGGGTTTAGGTGATGCACTGCCTTTATTAAACCGTGCCATAAGACGGTTTGTTATGCCGGTTAACTGGTCCAGATCAGCTTCATGGATTAGAAGCTCTGCTCCGGTAAGCTCTATCATTTTGCTGTTTCCGGAGGTGTGGTCAAAATGCCCATGCGTATTGATGATATATTTCACGCTTGATTTATGGTGCTGTATTGCCTGCATGATATCGTCAAAATCACCCGCCGGGTCAATAAGAACAGATTCTTTTGTGTCTTGACAAACTAAAAGATAACAGAAAACATCCATTGTGGTTACAAGGAGTTGTTCTATGATCATTACATTTAATCCTATTTCGTAAAAGGTGAATAATAATATTTTAATACAATATTCTTGTTTTATCTTTCATGTTCATATGTTTTGCGCAAGCTTTTTTATATAAATGCAATTGTTTTTTAACTATGGAAAATAATCAAACATTAATGTTTTAGCTTACAAACGATAGAATAAGAGGTTTTATCAAGAATAGTCGGGAAATTAATTGAATTAATGAGATAGTTATTTTGTATTAGTCAAATGAATTCCATCTTTTTCTGTAGAATAATAGAGTGTATAAACTTTATATTCATAACAAAAATTATAACGAGAAATATCATGAAGTTAATAAAAATAACTCAGATTATCGCAAAAAACGAAAATACTGAAATACGCAGTTATTGATTCATTTTTACTTTGTGATCAATTTGATACATAAGTTTGGAGGCTATTGGGTGGCCAGTTTTACCAATTCTGGGGGTGGTCCCCAGTAAAATTGACAACACGGGATGCCTTCTTCAAGATAAAATGAAAATGTGTAGCCACTAAAGCGATAGTTATCGGTATTATCTTCACTGTCTAAGGCAGCAAGATAATCAAAAAGATAATTTTCCACACAATAGGCTATAATCTTAGCCAGTGACATCTTACATACTTTGCGCACATCCATCACAAACTCATACTCATTCTCATACAAATATAGATGCACACGTTTCCACTTTTGATATCGCTTTCTATACTGCAACCGTTTATAGCTTTTCACCGGGATACGTTTATAGGACAGCACATAGTTTATGAAATTAATGATGAAAGTATGAAGCGGTAATTTGTACACAGCGGCATATGATTGAAAAAGTTCTAAGTGTTCATAGGCAATACAGGTGGTGGTTTCTATATTCATATATTTCCTCCAAAGTATATATGTAACGATACGATACTACTATCGGAAAAATTTCAACTACAATTTGAATATATAAAAAAATTAAAAACGATGATTGAAGGATAGCCGCAAGCAAATATAAAGACAAAATACTTGGTAAAGAGTAGGAAATTAATTGAATGCATCACTGACCAGAGTTGAAAGAGTAAAATAATAGTTTAAAGTTTAAGAGGAAAAAGAGAATTTTTATGGGAAAAATATAATGATTATATTTCTGTAGGGAATAGTAAAAAAGAGGAAAAAATCATGGCAAAAGAAAAGAATACCTTCAATACTGAAGAAAAGTTAAGAGTTGTACTTGAGGGATTACAGTGTAATTATTTTTCAATTGCCATGAAAGATGATAATCGTTCTTCGTCGGATGGATGGGTTGAAAGCAATGATGGTACATTTACCGGTGCTTTTTGCTGTAGGCGCTTATACAAGTTGACAAAATGTTTTCCGCTTATGTGGTTTTTTTTGCAATAATCAATTGCAAAAGAATCTGCCTGCCGTTCAAACTCGCGTGAATAGCCATTATGAATAAGCAAAAGGGGAAGCCCTATCGTTGTGGTGGATACAACATCGCCAAAAATTGCTATAGCAATTACCAGTAATCCGGAATTAAGCAGTATATTGCGTACACCGTGGCGGTACACAACATGAGCTGTTTCATGTGCAAGGATTGTAAAAAGTTCATGTTTGTGCTGTATTAATTTTACAAAGTCATCAGTAATAATAAATGTGCCATCAGGAAGCGCAAAAGCATTGGGGCCAATGAAATTGCTATGTCTAAAA
The sequence above is a segment of the Spirochaetota bacterium genome. Coding sequences within it:
- a CDS encoding MBL fold metallo-hydrolase gives rise to the protein MIIEQLLVTTMDVFCYLLVCQDTKESVLIDPAGDFDDIMQAIQHHKSSVKYIINTHGHFDHTSGNSKMIELTGAELLIHEADLDQLTGITNRLMARFNKGSASPKPMRTLRGGDSITFGNQHLEVIHTPGHTPGSICLYTPGHIFTGDTLFTEGMGRTDLPGGSYKQIMESIYRILSLPDETIIWPGHHYGRFPKSTVAEQKRYYM